In a single window of the Flavivirga spongiicola genome:
- a CDS encoding DUF5007 domain-containing protein: MKNIFYTVFILALLASSCKPPEIGYISDNIHALEDTIFVPRGVFKLGAAPNIEGSTYPMSWEITDVTDAQGNSTNDLFDEHEILIWKEAFNPFTDTTLELAQEKLELANKPTLLINDVSGELAFTQASKFVDDQDIYKLNVKATNVRGERQLDDYVVVKLEPFKPVEFLREMRSRLQLGKVSGGYDIAYTSRIVNSEDANIPSVLDGTHPYINITKISDEPSLGVKVKMVITDSYDKPLNPDEITFYPTGSTFLQNYHDNSVETITDATSTTFSLPAPPFPQFGRTYSGDNTYLMYYLTTGNAFTVDTEAFEADNGPKDWTPYTDPGTSEILNRAYIRWGIRINDTGTWEIKMRIPYTKIKEQP, from the coding sequence ATGAAAAATATATTTTATACCGTGTTTATCTTAGCTCTTTTGGCCTCTTCTTGTAAGCCGCCAGAAATAGGCTATATAAGCGATAATATTCATGCTTTGGAAGACACTATATTTGTTCCTAGAGGTGTTTTTAAATTGGGAGCCGCACCAAATATAGAAGGGTCTACTTACCCTATGAGTTGGGAAATAACTGATGTTACAGATGCTCAAGGGAACTCAACCAACGATTTGTTCGATGAACATGAAATATTGATATGGAAAGAAGCATTTAATCCGTTTACCGATACTACGTTAGAACTGGCTCAGGAAAAACTAGAGCTAGCTAACAAGCCTACACTTTTAATTAATGATGTAAGTGGGGAACTAGCTTTTACACAAGCTAGCAAGTTTGTAGATGATCAGGATATATATAAGCTCAATGTTAAAGCTACAAATGTAAGAGGGGAAAGACAATTAGATGATTATGTAGTAGTTAAGCTTGAGCCATTTAAACCTGTAGAGTTTCTTAGAGAAATGAGGTCTAGACTTCAATTAGGTAAAGTAAGTGGTGGTTACGATATTGCATATACATCTAGAATAGTGAATAGTGAAGATGCAAATATTCCAAGTGTTTTAGATGGTACACATCCTTATATTAATATTACTAAAATAAGTGATGAACCCTCTCTGGGCGTAAAAGTAAAAATGGTTATTACAGATAGTTATGATAAGCCTTTAAACCCTGATGAGATAACCTTTTATCCTACGGGATCTACATTTTTACAAAATTATCATGATAACTCCGTCGAGACTATTACAGATGCAACTTCTACAACTTTTTCATTACCAGCACCTCCGTTCCCTCAATTTGGAAGAACGTATTCAGGAGATAATACATATTTAATGTACTATTTAACAACTGGAAATGCCTTTACTGTAGATACAGAAGCTTTTGAAGCTGATAATGGACCAAAAGATTGGACGCCTTATACAGATCCCGGTACCAGCGAGATTCTTAATAGAGCCTATATAAGATGGGGTATTAGAATTAATGATACAGGAACTTGGGAAATTAAGATGCGAATTCCTTATACTAAAATTAAAGAACAACCTTAA
- a CDS encoding YfbK domain-containing protein — protein sequence MKALLKIIIVLAISIQVQAQERLISGKVTSASDNLPLAGANILIKGTSKGVVANFDGLYQIKAKPTDILVFNYVGFVTQEKKVGNLNTISIALQEDVSRLEEVVVTGYAVQRRSAVTGSVSAVKAYSPSASQIKRQKQKAYHNKLASQIQSNSLSKALQGQVAGVNVTSNSGVPSTNSQIRIRGISSLSGNKEPLVVIDDVVAPYKELEEINSKSIKAIDVLKGTASKTIYGSRGANGVILISTKNNKTNKEKELLYIVDGVPIKKENNHIIESLRESDINSKKEYDKSDAKTKFGKIAKNGCIVITTHQGNFRINNNESYAVIEENSFERTSLSPLSTFSIDVDKASYSNIRRMINNGETIEPDAVKIEEMVNYFDYNYPQPTDEHPFSINTEVAKTPWHNDTKIVKIGLQGKTYANEELPPSNLTFLLDVSGSMSSQNKLPLLKSAFRLLVNQLREQDKVSIVVYAGAAGVVLEPTSGKQKEKILSALNNLNSGGSTAGGAGIKLAYKLAEKHYKKNGNNRVILATDGDFNVGASSDKAMETLIEEKRKSGVFLSVLGFGYGNYKDSKLEILADKGNGNHAYIDNMQEAQKVFGKEFGGTLFTIAKDVKIQIEFNPNKVQAYRLIGYENRMLEDEDFIDDTKDAGELGSGHTVTALYEVIPNGVKSDYLKDVADLKYTKTKVAQNYADELFTVKFRYKKPDGDKSIEMVHVQKNTISEASEDLKFASAVALFGMQLRQSKYHNNSKTEDVIELAKQGRGNDKDGYRAEFMRLVSSYQNL from the coding sequence ATGAAAGCATTACTAAAAATCATTATTGTATTGGCAATTTCCATACAAGTGCAAGCTCAAGAACGTTTAATATCTGGCAAAGTAACATCGGCAAGTGATAATTTACCCTTAGCAGGAGCAAATATTTTAATTAAAGGGACCAGTAAAGGAGTCGTTGCTAATTTTGATGGACTTTATCAAATTAAAGCAAAACCGACAGATATTCTTGTTTTTAACTATGTAGGTTTTGTAACACAAGAAAAAAAAGTAGGAAATCTTAATACAATTTCTATAGCTTTACAAGAAGATGTTTCTCGTTTGGAAGAAGTTGTAGTAACTGGATATGCAGTACAAAGAAGAAGTGCTGTTACTGGTTCTGTTTCGGCAGTTAAGGCGTATTCTCCATCTGCATCCCAAATAAAACGTCAAAAACAAAAAGCATATCATAATAAATTAGCAAGTCAAATACAATCTAATTCATTATCAAAAGCATTGCAAGGACAAGTTGCAGGTGTTAATGTCACTAGTAATTCGGGTGTACCGAGTACAAACTCTCAAATTCGTATAAGAGGCATATCTTCATTATCTGGAAATAAAGAACCTTTAGTTGTCATAGATGATGTTGTTGCTCCTTATAAAGAATTAGAAGAAATAAACTCAAAAAGCATTAAAGCTATAGATGTTTTAAAAGGCACTGCATCAAAAACCATTTATGGAAGTAGAGGAGCAAATGGTGTTATTTTGATCAGCACAAAAAACAACAAAACTAATAAAGAAAAGGAGCTTTTGTATATTGTTGATGGCGTGCCTATTAAAAAAGAGAATAACCATATTATTGAGAGTTTAAGAGAATCAGATATTAATAGTAAAAAAGAATATGATAAGTCTGATGCTAAAACAAAGTTTGGAAAAATTGCTAAAAATGGCTGTATTGTTATAACGACACATCAAGGAAATTTTAGAATAAATAATAATGAAAGTTATGCGGTTATAGAAGAGAATAGTTTTGAAAGAACATCACTTTCACCATTATCTACTTTCTCTATTGATGTAGATAAGGCCTCATATAGTAATATAAGACGTATGATTAATAATGGGGAGACCATTGAACCAGATGCTGTTAAAATCGAAGAGATGGTTAATTATTTTGATTACAACTATCCACAACCAACAGATGAACATCCTTTTTCTATAAATACAGAAGTAGCGAAAACACCATGGCATAATGATACAAAAATTGTTAAAATTGGTTTACAAGGAAAAACATATGCCAATGAAGAGCTACCTCCATCAAATCTTACTTTTCTGTTGGATGTTTCTGGTTCTATGAGCTCGCAAAATAAATTACCCCTTTTAAAATCGGCTTTCAGGCTTTTAGTAAATCAATTACGTGAGCAAGACAAAGTATCTATTGTAGTATATGCAGGTGCAGCTGGTGTTGTTTTAGAGCCAACTTCTGGAAAGCAAAAAGAAAAAATATTAAGCGCTTTAAATAACTTGAATTCTGGCGGGTCTACAGCTGGTGGAGCTGGTATAAAATTAGCTTATAAATTAGCAGAGAAGCATTATAAAAAGAATGGGAATAATAGAGTGATCTTAGCCACTGATGGCGATTTTAATGTAGGAGCGTCTAGTGATAAAGCTATGGAAACATTAATAGAAGAAAAGCGTAAATCTGGTGTGTTTTTATCCGTTTTAGGGTTTGGTTATGGAAATTATAAAGACTCTAAACTTGAAATATTAGCAGATAAAGGTAATGGGAATCATGCCTATATTGATAATATGCAAGAAGCTCAAAAAGTTTTTGGAAAAGAATTTGGAGGCACCTTATTTACCATAGCAAAAGATGTGAAAATCCAGATAGAATTTAATCCGAATAAAGTACAGGCATACAGGTTAATTGGATACGAAAATAGAATGCTTGAGGATGAAGATTTTATTGATGACACAAAAGATGCAGGTGAATTAGGGAGCGGACACACTGTTACAGCTTTGTATGAGGTGATTCCGAATGGTGTAAAAAGTGATTATCTCAAAGATGTGGCTGATTTAAAATATACTAAAACTAAGGTAGCCCAAAACTACGCTGATGAATTGTTTACAGTAAAATTTAGATATAAAAAACCAGATGGAGATAAAAGTATAGAAATGGTTCATGTGCAAAAAAATACAATTTCAGAAGCATCTGAAGATTTAAAATTTGCTTCAGCTGTAGCATTGTTTGGAATGCAGTTAAGGCAGTCAAAATATCATAATAATTCAAAAACAGAAGATGTTATTGAATTAGCTAAACAAGGTAGAGGTAATGATAAAGATGGTTATAGAGCAGAATTTATGCGGCTTGTTTCTTCTTATCAAAATTTGTAG
- a CDS encoding AraC family transcriptional regulator, translating to MNNKKCALESNRNEPKIIVKKTNYDSAYDPRVTSRNNYFEILLYKIGNCGRHIIDFKEYEITNGSVFIITPGRVHLLKQNPEENGIIIQFTKEFLELSILPSQLDWFLKFYANPKVSLDSFQSEKLYFYFEKIKELYDSSSILKFQKLQKLFGLILFKLLEFIPDQVRLYKKESVSYEFMSLVIEKFREIRLVKKYAALLNIPINKLEKEVKMHYGKSPLKIINELLVIEIKRLLISNKLSHKEISFALNFDSQSSYTRFIKTHTGKTPTELKKTLMF from the coding sequence ATGAATAACAAAAAGTGTGCTTTAGAAAGTAATAGGAATGAGCCAAAAATTATAGTTAAAAAAACAAATTATGATAGCGCGTATGATCCTAGAGTCACTTCTAGAAATAATTATTTTGAAATTCTACTTTATAAAATTGGAAATTGCGGCAGACATATTATAGATTTTAAAGAATATGAAATTACTAATGGAAGTGTTTTTATCATTACACCTGGAAGAGTACATTTACTAAAACAGAACCCTGAAGAAAATGGAATTATTATTCAATTTACAAAGGAGTTTTTAGAGCTTAGTATCTTACCTTCTCAACTTGATTGGTTCTTAAAATTTTATGCAAACCCCAAAGTGAGTCTTGACTCTTTTCAGTCAGAGAAATTATACTTTTACTTTGAAAAAATAAAAGAACTTTATGACTCTTCTAGTATTTTAAAATTCCAGAAGCTGCAAAAGCTTTTTGGATTAATTTTATTTAAACTATTAGAGTTTATTCCAGATCAGGTTAGGTTATATAAAAAGGAAAGTGTTTCCTATGAATTCATGTCTTTGGTAATTGAAAAGTTTAGGGAAATTAGACTAGTAAAAAAATATGCCGCACTTCTTAATATTCCTATTAATAAGTTAGAAAAAGAAGTGAAGATGCATTATGGAAAAAGTCCTCTTAAAATAATTAATGAGCTACTTGTCATAGAAATTAAAAGGTTGCTAATATCCAATAAATTATCTCATAAAGAAATATCTTTTGCGCTCAATTTTGACTCACAAAGTTCATATACTCGATTTATTAAGACACATACTGGTAAAACACCTACCGAACTTAAAAAAACCTTGATGTTTTAA
- a CDS encoding DoxX family protein, whose amino-acid sequence MGTIKTLNKWANAHTYLPLDIIRVALGVFLFIKGISFMSDSAMLMELFKPIQNLAGGMVIIHYVAPAHFIGGLLIAFGLLTRWVIIAQLPILIGAIVINFAGEMNASNLTLALITFVVCLFFLFYGSGKNSLDYYFKMQK is encoded by the coding sequence ATGGGAACAATAAAAACGCTCAACAAGTGGGCAAATGCACATACGTATTTACCTCTTGATATCATTCGTGTCGCTCTAGGTGTCTTTTTATTTATTAAAGGCATTAGTTTTATGTCTGACAGTGCCATGCTGATGGAATTATTTAAACCAATACAAAATTTGGCTGGTGGTATGGTAATCATCCATTATGTAGCACCTGCTCATTTTATTGGCGGTCTTTTAATTGCTTTTGGTTTACTCACCAGATGGGTCATTATTGCTCAGCTCCCAATTTTAATTGGCGCTATTGTCATAAATTTTGCAGGAGAAATGAATGCTTCAAACCTAACATTAGCATTAATCACTTTTGTTGTTTGTTTATTTTTCTTGTTTTATGGTTCTGGTAAAAACTCACTCGATTATTATTTTAAAATGCAGAAATAA
- a CDS encoding DUF3352 domain-containing protein, translating to MKKRNILSLLGLLFASYAIYLIYTFYIDNNDNIKSIYLVPKDAVYIIESQKPIDNWNTISKSDIWKHLNTNTYFNNLTESLNKLDTIFKQDESIFKRFGDREILISAHIYAPRKYDFFYVIDLQKIAKLNVLKNHLNTITTDNFKVSKRKYHEHQITEVYDIKTHETLYISFLQNQMILSYVHTLVEASIDQYLEPEIGRHLDFIEVNKEVGYNDMFRLYFQYEYLDDFIKVFSNDSGYLEKTLSSSLEFSGFSFDLDDNTITANGVTNFNDKASVYLKALKKSGTSTRNISEVAPKQTALYLSFSFSSFNEFYNNFESIQKENPEQFKSYIEGIEKVENFLKIDLKEHFISWIDDEIALLQLHSTVSQSKKDVAIILKTNDNKKAKQNLDFILEQIRKRSPVKFKEVNYKGYPINFMSIKGFFKILIGNLFKEIDKPYYTIIENYVIFSNHPNTLKSIINSYTNKETLENFEAYKDFNNAFDSKCSVFAYINSPNLYNSAYNFVDTKAKKQLKKNKDYFICFPQIGIQLTPEKSFFESKIVIDYEDPDIVKTKYAFADTKSPSKTNNPPPLIEITEESLNEETIFNIPEIFPTDLTAKEFIKTHTNGNVKFSVELKDGLKHGDYKEYYKNGKLKISGKYSKDTQNGAWRVYNFDGDLVFKKRF from the coding sequence ATGAAAAAAAGGAATATTCTATCCCTACTAGGCCTACTTTTTGCTAGTTATGCGATATACTTAATTTACACATTCTATATTGATAATAATGACAATATAAAATCCATCTATCTAGTTCCGAAAGATGCCGTTTATATCATTGAAAGTCAAAAACCAATTGATAATTGGAATACTATAAGTAAAAGCGATATATGGAAACACTTAAATACCAATACTTATTTTAATAATCTTACCGAAAGCCTTAATAAACTGGATACCATCTTTAAACAAGATGAAAGTATTTTTAAAAGATTTGGAGACAGAGAAATACTCATATCTGCTCATATTTATGCTCCAAGGAAATATGATTTTTTCTATGTAATTGATTTACAAAAAATAGCAAAACTTAATGTGCTTAAAAATCATTTAAACACCATTACTACTGATAATTTTAAGGTAAGTAAGCGCAAATATCACGAGCATCAAATAACAGAGGTTTATGATATAAAAACCCATGAAACACTATACATTAGCTTTTTACAAAATCAAATGATTTTGTCTTATGTACATACGCTTGTTGAAGCTTCTATAGACCAATATTTAGAACCTGAGATTGGAAGGCATCTTGATTTTATAGAAGTAAATAAAGAAGTTGGTTATAATGATATGTTTCGTTTATATTTTCAATATGAATATTTGGATGATTTTATTAAAGTATTTTCTAATGACTCTGGTTATCTCGAAAAAACGTTAAGCAGTAGTCTGGAATTTAGCGGTTTTAGCTTTGATTTAGATGATAATACGATTACAGCAAACGGGGTGACAAATTTTAACGATAAAGCAAGTGTGTACTTAAAAGCGCTAAAAAAATCTGGAACAAGCACACGTAATATTAGTGAAGTTGCCCCCAAACAAACAGCATTATATTTAAGTTTTTCATTCAGCAGCTTTAATGAATTTTATAATAATTTTGAATCCATTCAAAAAGAAAACCCGGAGCAATTTAAAAGTTATATTGAGGGTATAGAAAAAGTAGAGAACTTTTTAAAAATTGATTTAAAAGAACATTTTATTAGTTGGATAGATGATGAAATAGCGCTACTCCAACTACACTCCACAGTATCTCAATCTAAAAAAGATGTTGCCATAATTCTAAAAACTAATGATAATAAAAAAGCTAAGCAAAATTTAGATTTTATTTTAGAACAAATACGTAAACGTAGTCCTGTAAAATTTAAAGAAGTTAATTACAAAGGCTACCCTATTAACTTTATGTCCATCAAAGGTTTTTTTAAGATACTGATAGGAAATTTGTTTAAAGAGATTGATAAACCTTACTATACTATCATAGAAAATTATGTGATATTTAGCAATCATCCTAATACCTTAAAAAGCATTATAAATAGTTATACAAATAAAGAAACTCTAGAGAATTTTGAAGCTTATAAAGACTTTAACAATGCGTTTGATAGCAAGTGTAGTGTTTTTGCATATATCAACTCTCCTAATTTATATAATAGTGCGTATAATTTTGTAGATACAAAAGCAAAAAAACAATTAAAAAAGAATAAAGATTATTTTATTTGTTTTCCGCAAATTGGCATACAACTAACACCAGAAAAAAGCTTTTTTGAAAGTAAAATAGTGATTGATTATGAAGATCCGGATATTGTAAAAACTAAATACGCATTTGCAGACACTAAATCGCCATCAAAAACAAACAATCCACCTCCTTTAATAGAAATTACTGAAGAAAGTTTAAATGAAGAAACTATTTTCAATATTCCCGAAATTTTCCCTACAGATTTAACAGCCAAAGAGTTTATAAAAACACACACCAATGGAAACGTTAAATTTTCCGTGGAATTAAAGGATGGATTAAAACATGGAGACTATAAAGAGTATTATAAAAATGGTAAGCTAAAAATCTCTGGTAAATATTCTAAAGACACCCAAAATGGTGCTTGGCGCGTTTATAATTTTGATGGTGATTTAGTATTTAAAAAAAGGTTTTAG
- a CDS encoding acyl-CoA carboxylase subunit beta: MDINFNKNEDHNKLLLSDLNMRLAKVSLGGGKGRIEKLHAKGKMTARERINYLLDTKSKSVEIGAFAGEGMYAEHGGCPSGGVVVKIGYIKGKQCIVVANDATVKAGAWFPITGKKNLRAQEIAIENRLPIIYLVDSAGVYLPLQDEIFPDKEHFGRIFRNNAVMSSMGITQIAAVMGSCVAGGAYLPIMSDEALIVDKTGSIFLAGSYLVKAAIGESIDNETLGGATTHCEISGVTDYKAKDDKDALDTIKNIIDKIGDYDKAGFNKSDSKKPKENPEDIYGILPKSRADQYDMYAIIKRLVDNSEFDEYKAGYGQTIITCYARIDGWAVGIVANQRKLVKTKKGEMQFGGVIYNDSADKATRFIANCNQKKIPLVFLQDVTGFMVGSKSEHGGIIKDGAKMVNAVSNSVVPKFTIVIGNSYGAGNYAMCGKAYDPRLIVAWPSAELAVMSGNSAAKVLLQIEKASLEKQGEKITPEKETELFNKIKDRYDNQVSPYYAAARIWTDAIIDPLDTRDWISMGIEAANHAPIEKPFNLGVLQV; encoded by the coding sequence ATGGATATTAACTTCAATAAAAACGAAGATCATAATAAACTTTTACTCTCTGATTTAAATATGCGCTTAGCCAAAGTAAGCCTTGGTGGTGGAAAAGGTCGTATTGAAAAGCTTCATGCTAAAGGAAAAATGACTGCTAGAGAACGTATTAATTACCTTTTAGATACTAAGTCAAAATCTGTTGAAATCGGTGCCTTCGCAGGAGAAGGCATGTATGCTGAACATGGTGGCTGTCCGTCTGGTGGGGTTGTTGTAAAAATTGGTTATATTAAAGGCAAACAGTGTATTGTAGTTGCTAATGATGCTACTGTGAAAGCTGGTGCCTGGTTTCCTATAACTGGAAAAAAGAATTTACGTGCTCAAGAAATTGCTATCGAAAACAGGCTTCCTATTATATACTTAGTCGATTCTGCTGGTGTATATTTACCACTTCAAGATGAGATATTCCCGGACAAAGAACACTTTGGACGTATTTTTAGAAACAACGCTGTTATGAGTAGTATGGGGATTACTCAAATTGCTGCCGTTATGGGGAGTTGCGTTGCCGGAGGTGCATATTTACCGATTATGAGTGATGAGGCTTTAATTGTTGATAAAACAGGAAGTATCTTCCTTGCTGGTAGTTATTTAGTAAAGGCTGCTATTGGAGAATCTATTGATAATGAAACTTTAGGAGGCGCAACAACGCATTGTGAAATTTCCGGAGTTACCGATTATAAAGCTAAAGATGATAAAGACGCTTTAGATACCATTAAGAATATTATCGATAAGATTGGAGATTACGATAAGGCTGGTTTTAATAAAAGTGATTCAAAAAAGCCAAAGGAAAACCCTGAAGATATTTACGGCATATTACCAAAATCCAGAGCTGATCAATATGATATGTATGCTATTATAAAGCGATTGGTTGATAATTCTGAATTTGACGAATATAAAGCCGGCTATGGACAAACCATTATTACTTGCTATGCAAGAATTGATGGTTGGGCAGTAGGTATTGTTGCTAATCAGCGCAAACTTGTTAAAACAAAAAAGGGTGAAATGCAATTTGGTGGCGTTATCTATAACGATAGTGCAGACAAGGCAACGCGTTTTATTGCGAATTGTAATCAGAAAAAAATTCCATTAGTATTTTTACAAGACGTTACTGGATTTATGGTTGGCAGTAAAAGTGAGCATGGCGGTATTATTAAAGATGGTGCAAAAATGGTAAATGCAGTTAGCAACTCTGTAGTTCCAAAATTTACGATTGTCATAGGAAACAGTTATGGAGCAGGCAATTATGCTATGTGTGGGAAGGCTTATGATCCTAGGTTGATTGTTGCATGGCCAAGTGCAGAACTTGCAGTTATGAGCGGAAATTCGGCTGCCAAAGTATTATTGCAAATTGAAAAGGCTTCGTTAGAAAAACAAGGTGAAAAAATTACTCCAGAAAAGGAAACAGAGCTTTTTAATAAAATAAAAGACAGATACGACAATCAGGTGTCCCCTTATTATGCTGCTGCTCGTATCTGGACGGATGCGATTATCGACCCTCTGGATACCAGGGATTGGATTAGTATGGGCATTGAAGCCGCTAACCACGCCCCCATTGAAAAACCATTTAATTTAGGAGTTTTACAAGTATAA
- a CDS encoding DoxX family protein — MKRDKIIYYIATGLLTLLMLFSVSMYFFKHDDVSNMFTKFGYPTYIIYPYAVAKLLGLFAIWNPNFKAIKEWAYAGFFFAFILAFFAHYMIGDGEQTGALIAFVLLIVSYIFNKKIHN; from the coding sequence ATGAAAAGAGATAAAATTATTTATTACATCGCTACAGGACTGTTAACTTTATTGATGTTGTTTTCTGTAAGCATGTACTTTTTTAAACATGATGATGTATCTAACATGTTTACTAAGTTTGGTTATCCAACATACATCATTTATCCGTATGCTGTTGCTAAACTTTTAGGGCTATTTGCAATTTGGAATCCCAATTTTAAAGCAATTAAAGAGTGGGCTTATGCCGGTTTCTTTTTTGCCTTTATTTTAGCGTTTTTTGCACATTACATGATTGGAGACGGTGAACAAACAGGAGCATTAATAGCCTTTGTATTATTAATCGTGTCCTATATTTTTAACAAAAAAATACATAACTGA
- a CDS encoding NADPH-dependent FMN reductase: MKNIIAFAGSNSKNSINKELAIYASSLVENVQVDILDLNDFELPLYGIDYEIAHGIPDNAHKFLDAIKASDGIILSLAEHNGAYSTVFKNLFDWMSRIDGKLWSEKPMLLMAASPGGRGGATVLDIAKGRFAYMGGNIIEDFSFPSFNDNFTERKISNEVLNSDLKNKVASFQKEL; the protein is encoded by the coding sequence ATGAAAAACATTATAGCATTTGCAGGAAGCAATAGCAAAAACTCTATAAATAAAGAACTAGCTATTTATGCTTCAAGTTTGGTTGAAAATGTACAAGTTGACATTTTAGACCTAAACGATTTTGAATTACCTTTATATGGTATTGATTATGAAATTGCTCATGGTATTCCAGATAACGCTCATAAGTTTTTAGACGCTATTAAAGCTTCAGATGGTATTATTTTATCATTAGCAGAACATAACGGAGCATATTCAACGGTATTTAAAAACCTATTTGATTGGATGTCTCGTATTGATGGCAAATTATGGAGTGAAAAACCAATGTTATTAATGGCTGCCTCACCTGGAGGTAGAGGAGGGGCGACTGTTCTGGATATAGCTAAAGGGCGTTTTGCTTATATGGGAGGAAATATTATTGAAGACTTTTCTTTTCCATCGTTCAATGATAACTTTACAGAAAGAAAGATTTCCAATGAAGTGTTAAATTCTGATTTAAAGAACAAAGTAGCATCATTTCAAAAAGAACTGTAA
- a CDS encoding MarR family winged helix-turn-helix transcriptional regulator — MGDFSKDINSKFPNNRVKALLNIIYTASWITSYQNDFFKPFGISPQQYNILRILNGAKEPLKVQVIKDRMLERSPNATRLMDKLCAKDYIKRLPSEHDRRVVKIVITDEGKKLLESIPLHINNDLLKNLNEEEAEQLSNLLDKMR; from the coding sequence ATGGGAGATTTTTCCAAAGATATCAATTCAAAATTTCCAAATAACAGAGTTAAGGCTCTGCTAAACATTATATATACTGCGAGTTGGATAACGAGTTATCAAAATGATTTTTTTAAACCATTTGGGATCTCTCCTCAGCAGTACAATATTTTAAGAATATTAAATGGCGCTAAAGAACCTTTAAAGGTACAAGTGATTAAGGATAGAATGCTAGAGCGTTCTCCTAATGCGACCAGATTAATGGATAAATTATGTGCTAAGGATTATATTAAACGTTTACCTTCTGAACATGACAGGCGTGTCGTTAAAATTGTTATTACTGATGAAGGAAAAAAGCTTTTAGAATCTATACCACTTCATATCAATAATGATTTATTAAAAAATTTAAATGAAGAAGAAGCAGAACAATTAAGCAATTTGCTGGATAAAATGCGATGA
- a CDS encoding pirin family protein, with amino-acid sequence MKSNTIKTVGRSDFVNMGSIQLRQPLPSQNIDMVDPFILLHHYGPYEISEENNPFDLGPHPHRGFEPITFIVQGEQLHRDSLGNESVVKAGDVQWTTAGRGIIHAEAPTKEFVKKGGTLEGIQLWLNLPAEKKMIPANYQHAKNEDFNLINSEDGKVKVQIIAGELERNYGKIGTQTAVNVYMIDIEEGGEYFFEVSKTHQSMLYLLYGDVTVNGSETLKLNENQLIQFNQDGSGFSIKGTNASKLLFLSGEPFNEKVTTYGPYVMNTQTEIMEAMRDYQMGKMGFLPAK; translated from the coding sequence ATGAAATCAAATACAATAAAAACAGTAGGGCGGAGTGATTTTGTCAATATGGGATCTATACAGTTAAGACAACCTTTGCCAAGTCAAAATATAGACATGGTAGATCCTTTTATATTGTTACATCATTATGGTCCTTATGAAATTTCAGAAGAGAATAACCCTTTTGATCTAGGCCCACATCCACATCGCGGATTTGAACCGATTACATTTATAGTTCAGGGAGAACAATTACATAGAGATTCTTTAGGGAATGAGAGTGTTGTTAAAGCTGGTGATGTACAATGGACAACAGCAGGGCGAGGTATTATTCATGCCGAAGCACCAACAAAAGAGTTTGTAAAAAAAGGAGGAACCCTTGAAGGGATTCAATTATGGTTGAATTTGCCAGCAGAAAAGAAAATGATCCCTGCTAATTATCAGCACGCAAAAAACGAGGATTTTAATCTAATTAATTCTGAAGATGGTAAAGTGAAAGTTCAAATCATTGCAGGTGAATTAGAAAGAAACTATGGGAAAATAGGTACACAAACAGCTGTAAATGTTTATATGATAGATATTGAAGAAGGAGGTGAGTACTTTTTTGAGGTTTCTAAAACGCATCAATCTATGTTGTATTTATTATATGGTGATGTAACTGTTAATGGTTCGGAAACCTTGAAACTAAATGAAAACCAGTTAATTCAGTTTAATCAAGATGGGAGCGGTTTTTCTATCAAAGGCACTAATGCAAGTAAACTATTATTTCTTTCTGGTGAACCTTTTAATGAAAAAGTGACGACTTACGGACCATATGTAATGAATACACAAACAGAAATCATGGAAGCCATGCGAGATTATCAAATGGGTAAAATGGGATTTCTTCCGGCAAAATAA